The following is a genomic window from Clostridium fungisolvens.
ACAAGAAAAGAGATAAGGGATTTAGTTAGAGAAAACTCTTTATCTCCTATGGATTTTATATACCCAATTTTTGTGGTTGAAGGAAATAATATAAAAAAAGAGATAGAATCTATGCCGGGAAATTATCATTTCTCAGTAGATAGATTACAAGAAATAGTTGAAGAGATTAAAAAAGCCAAGGTAAGAGGTATTATGATTTTTGGAATTCCTGATGAAAAAGATTGCTGTGGATCAGAAGCTTATGCAGAGGATGGAATAGTTCAAAAAGCTGTAAGAAGAATAAAAGAATTAGATAAAAACCTATGGGTAATTACTGATGTTTGCTTATGTGAATATACAGACCATGGTCATTGTGGAATTATAGAAAACGAATATGTTAAGAATGATGAAACTTTAGACGTTTTATCTAAGGTTGCAGTATCTCATGCAAAGGCAGGAGCAGATATGGTTGCGCCTTCTGACATGATGGATGGGAGAGTAGCAGCAATAAGAGGAGCCCTAGATGAAAATAACCTTGAAAATGTAGGAATAATGGCATACAGTGCTAAGTACTGTTCAGCTTTCTATGGACCATTCAGAGAAGCTGCAAACTCAGCTCCACAATTTGGAGACAGGAAGAGTTATCAGATGGATCCTGCAAACAGCAGAGAAGCAGTAAGAGAAATGGAAAATGATATAGAAGAAGGCGCAGATATCATAATGGTTAAACCTGCTCTATCCTATTTAGACATAATAAAAATGGCGAGAGATAAATTTGATTATCCAGTAGCGGCGTATAGTGTAAGTGGTGAGTATGCTATGATTAAAGCTGGTGCAAAGCTTGGATATATAGATGAGAAAAAAATAGCATTAGAAAGTCTTCTTTCTATAAAAAGAGCAGGTGCTGATATAATAATAACTTATTATGCTCTAGAAGCATCAGCTTGGCTTAAGGAGGAATAAAAATGAATAATAGTGAAATATTTCAGTTATCACAAAAGTATATGCCTGGTGGAGTTAATTCACCAGTAAGAGCCTTTAAAGGACTAGAGATAGATCCTCCTGTAATAAAGAGAGGGGAAGGGGCTTATATCTATGATGAAAATGATAAGAAATATATAGATTTTGTTGGAGCTTGGGGACCTATGCTTTTAGGACACAAGGATGAAGATGTTATTTCATCGATGAAGGAAGCTTTAGATAACGGTCTAGCTTTTGGTGCTCCAACCTATTTAGAACTTGAATTAGCCAAATTTATGTGCGAAACCTTAGAAAATGTAGATATGGTGAGGATGGTTAACTCGGGCACTGAAGCTACTATGAGTGCTGTAAAGCTTGCTAGGGGATATACTGGAAGAGATAAGATAATAAAATTCTCAGGTTGCTATCATGGACACTTTGATGGCTTCCTAGTAAGTGCAGGTTCAGGAGTTCTTACTGGTGGTATACCTGGTAGTGCAGGAGTTCCAAAGGGAAGCATATCCAATACATTAGTTGCTGAGTACAATAATATATCTTCTGTAAAAGCTATCTTTAATGCTTTTGGTGAAGATATAGCTGCAGTTATCATAGAACCAGTGGCAGGAAACATGGGAGTAATAAAAGCTGAAGATGCTTTTATGAATGAACTTAGAGCTCTATGTGATGCAAATAGAAGCCTTTTAATATTTGATGAAGTAATGAGTGGGTTTAGAGTAGCTTACAAAGGTGCGCAATCCTTATTTGATGTAAAACCTGATTTAGTTACTTATGCGAAAATCATGGGTGGAGGAATGCCTTGTGGTGCTTATGGCGGAAGAAGAGATATAATGGAAAAATTATCTCCATCAGGTCCTATATATCAAGCAGGTACAATGTCAGGTAATCCTATAGTGATGACTGCAGGAATAGCTACTTTAAAGAAACTACATAGCAATCCTATGTATTATGAAAACATAGAAAAGTATGGAGCAATGCTAGAAAGGGAAATAAAAGACATTTTATCACAAAAGGGAATAGCTAACGTTATCAATAGATGTGGTGGAATGATGACTTTATTCTTTACTAAAAATGAAAATGTAAAAACCTATGATGATGTTAAAACTTGTGATATAGATTTATTTAATAAATATTTTACTCATATGTTGAGTGAGGGAATTTATCTTCCTCCATCACAATATGAAGCTATGTTTTTATCAGTAAAGCATGGGGATAAAGAAATACAAAGTTTTTCTGAGGCTTTAAGAAGACTTTAAAACGAGGTAGAAATGAAAAAAGGGTTGATTGTATTAAGTAATGGTACAGCAGATTTAGAGGCTTTAGATAGATATGAGCAAGTTATAGATAATATAGATACAAGTAGGTACTCTGAGGTAATTAAGGCATTTGCCTCAGATAAAATAATCGGTAAACTAAAAACTAGATATAATATTTCAAAACCTAACCTAAGAGATGGAATAGAGAAGCTTATAAAAATTGGTGTTGAAGATATAACTGTAGCAACTTTGTTTTTAATAGAGGGTAAAGAGTATGAAGAGGCTGAGAGACTAGTTAAAGAGCTTAGAGAAAAATATAGTAATTACAGTATAAATATAACTCATGCAGCTCTTATACAACAAGATAAACATAGAAGTTATGAATTTATTGATAGAATTAGTCCTATTATAAATAGAGAATATGAAATAATTTTGGTAGCGCATGGAACAAGTCATCAAGCACAGCTGAGCTATTATGAATTTCAAAAAAGTCTTAGAGATAAAGGCTATGAAAACATTCATATAGGTACAATAGAAGGAGAACCTTCTTTTGAGGATATAGTGAATCAATTAAAGAAGAGAAATATTAAAAGAATTGTACTTCAGCCGTTTCTTTTTGTTGTAGGCTTTCATGGAAAGAAAGATTTGATTACTGACAATCCTAACTCTTGGAAGAGCAGACTGATTAGGGAAGGTTTTGAGGTATTTACGTCAGATAAATCATTATCAGAGATACAGGGCGTTATTGATTTCATTATTAATAGCGAATATAAAAAAGAATATCTTTAATATAAGTTTTTCTTTTTTCATCTCATAATAAAGTTAACCGTTATAAGCTATAAACCCCACTATATATAAATCCTTTAGCACAAGCTTAAATTTATATATAGTGGGGTTTTATTTAAAGAGATGGTCTACAGAGAACATTACTATTCATTATATCCGCAGTTGAACTGGAATATCTCTGCAGTTTTTTTAAAGCGTTCAGCTTTTTCTAGGTCACCTTTAAGCTCTTCAAGTTTTGATATCAAAAAGTAAGTTTCGCCACAATCATCTTTAATAGTAAGAGTTTTCTTTAAAACTTCCTCAGCTTTTTCAATTTCATTTTCATCAAGAAGCTTCTTCGCAAGAGTTAAATGAGCAACTAAGTTATTTTTTATAGAATCCTTCTTAAGTACTTCATCTAATACAGCCTTAACTCTTTTACTTGTGAAAGGTTTCTGAAGGTAAGCCGCAGCACCAAGTTTTGTACATTCAACAGCATTTTTTATCGTACCGAAAGCTGTCATAACTATCACAGTTATATTCTTATTGTATTTTTTTATATATCTCAATAATTCAGTGCCACTAACCTCAGGCATTTTTATATCAGTAAAGACTATTGCTATTTCTTCTTTTCTTATGATATCTATAGCTTCGTTAGCGTTTATGGCTTCAAATACATGAAAACCTTCCATATCCAAATATGTTTTAAGCATCTCTCTTATGTTTTTTGTATCATCTACTACTAAGACTTTTTTCATAATTAATCCCCCTTATTTGGCAACTCAAAAGTGAATATACTACCTAGGCCATACTGACTTTCACAATAGATGCTTCCGCCGTGAAGCTCCACAATCTGTTTTGAAAGTGCTAAACCAAGACCAGTACCTTCGCTTTCACTATTAGCTCTAAAGAATTTTTCAAATATTCTAGTTTGATATTCATTAGTTATACCTATTCCATTATCTTTAACGAATATACTTATATGATCAAAATTTTCATAGGCACCAATCAGCACAGTTCCAAAATTTCTAGTGTATTTTATTGCATTAGATAAAAGATTGTTAAGCACCCAACCTATCTTTTCTTCGTCCACATATACTTCAGTTAGGTTGCGCTGGATACCTATACGAAGTTCTATATTTTTATTCTCTAGTAGTGAGTAGTATTCATCTACGCTTCTATTTATAATATCTTCCACAGAGCAGAAGGACATGTTTAATAGTTTTTGATCAGACTCTAACTGACCATATCGTAAGAAGTTATTTATTAAGTTTAATAGTTTTTGGCTATCCTCACTTATTGCAGAAACTATTTTATTAAAGTTTGTGTTAGATTCCATAAGCTCAGAATCTTCAAGTAAGCTTGCGCCCATCATAATAGAAGTTAATGGAGTCTTTATCTCATGAGATAGTGATGATATTAAATCATGTTTTAATTTTTCTATCTTTTTAATCTCAGTTATATTTTGAAAATATACAACTATACCATTTGTTTTATTAGCATTGTCTTTAATTAATGATAAATTAATCTTAAATACTGTGCTATTATTTTTAAAACTCATGATTTTGCTGTCTTTTTCTAGGGAATTATCCATTACATTTGATATAAAGTCAAATAACTCTCCATATGTTAAGGTCTCTAACACATGTCGGCCAACAGCTTGAGCTTGAGATATCTTAAAGTAATTTTCTGATTCATCATTAAGAAGAACTATTCTGTAATTTGTATCTAAAACTATGATTGGGTCAGATATACTTTTTAAAATAGCTAAAGACCTATTCTTTTCATCTAATAGTTTACCAAAAGTGCTGTGTTGAAATTGGCCTATTTTTTCACTCATATTATTAAATTCTTGAGCTAAAATACCAATTTCATCATCTGATAATATCTCTGCTCTATGTGTAAAGTCACCTTCCTTGGTTTTTATTATATCGTCGTGAAGAGAATATAAAGGACTAAGGAATTTATTTATATATCTTTTGGAGAAAGCTAGTCCTACTAAAATCAAGAAAATGCTCAAGCCTATGGTTGTATTTATGGAGAAGCTTATACTGTTTTTCATTGAGTCTTTTTGGTTTACGATAGCAGTATCATTTATATTAATTATTTTACGCAATGATTTTGTAAGGCCTTCATATAATGGTTGTATTTGTTCTGTATATTGTGATAAGGCAGCTTCTTTACCTTTTGAATCTCTTATAGCTATTATATTGGTCAACGAATCTAAAAAAGCAGAGTAATCAGTGTTTATCTGTTTAATAGCAGATGATTCTCCTTCCTCGGTTATATTGTTTAATTCCGAGAGATAATTTTCATGAAAACTATTGTTTGTATCATAAAAGTTTCGTATGAATACAGGATTTTTTGTGTTTATGTAGCTAATTATGTCTTGAGATTCTTCATCTATAATTTGGATCATTTTATTTGAGGTTTGTATGCTGTCATAATTATTAGACACCAATTTATTAGTATCCTGTTTTACCTCGAATAAATTAAAAAGTGATATTCCTACAATAATGAAATTGATGAATAACAAAGCTAGAAATAAGCAAATAAACTTTAGCTTTAAACTGTTTTTCATAATGTCCCCTTTGATTATGTTTTGTATAATATATTATCGTACTTGAATCGTAAATTTATATAACATTAAAATTATACATTAAATAAGGTTCAAGCGCTATGCTTGAACCTCATAATAATGTAATCTATTTTATTGAATGTTCGTATTCAGCAATCATTCTCTTAACCATTTCTCCGCCAACGCTGCCACATTGTCTTGAAGAAAGATTACCATTGTATTCCTTGAAAGGAACTCCTAATTCATTAGCAACTTCATTTTTAAATTTTGATAGAGCAGCTTTTGCTTCTGGAACTAATTTTTGTGCCATAGTAAAATCCTCCTTTAAGATTTTTATTTGCTAAAGCTTCTTTTGCTTTGCAATATTATTATGTGTACATATGTTTTTTATAAACTATGAAAATAAGTCTAATTAAGGAAATCGGCACAGAAAAAAGCAGATTAAGGAATAAATATTATCCTTTAATAAATACTCACCATGATAATTTTAGCATTTTAAATTGAAATTATTTATTGAAATTTTTACAAATTTATTTTTTCTTTATAGGATTTAAAACCGTAGCTAGATTCAGCTGATTTTATAGCATTAATAATGGCCTTTTCCATAACTCTGGCTGAGAGAAGACCTACAACATTGATATCAGAATTTACCTTACCTGTTGCCATTGTAAAGATTGTATCTCCATCAACCATTGTATGCGCTGGTCTCATTGTTCTTCCAAATCCATTATGAGCCATAGAGGCTACCTTATTAGCTTCTGCCTTTGTAAGGATAGCATTAGTAGCAATGATTCCAATGGTTGTATTTCCATTGAATACATTATTCTTTTTAGAATATTGAGATATCATAACCTCTTCAGTATTAACAAAGCTTTCAAGGTTTTCATCTAAAGCGCCAGCGATAATTTCATTAGTTGAAGGGTCGATTACATCTCCAAGACAATTAACTGCAACTATTGCACCTATTTGCAAATCACCTATTTGAACAGCATATGTTCCAAGGCCGCCTTTCATGGAAAACTGGGGTCCTAAAATCTTTCCCACAGTAGCACCGGTACCAGCTCCAATATTTCCGTTTAAATCCTCTTTTAGTGATTCTGAGTTTACACAAGCATCAAAGCCCATTTTTTTATCAGGTCTAATTTTCCCGTTTCCACATACCAGATCAAATAGGACAGCTTGACAAACAATTGGTACTTTGGTTATAGAAACATCAAAACCAATATTATTACTTTCTAAGTATTCCATTACACCTGCAGCAGCGTCTAAACCAAAAGCGCTACCACCTGAAAGCATAACTGCATGAATCTTTTCTACCATTTCCGTAGGGTTTAATAGATCCGTTTCTCTAGTACCAGGAGCTCCACCCCTTACTTCAACTCCACCAGAAGCGCCTTCTTCACATATTACAACAGTACACCCAGTTCCGGCTTCAAGGTTTTCACTGTGCCCAACTCGAATGCCTTCTATATCGCAAAATTTTATCTCGTTCATTTCTTTTACTCCTCTCGAATAATAATGAAATTAAAGATTACATAATAAATAAATTAGTTCATTGATTTGGGTATGATGTTTAAGAGCATTATTTAAATTAATTGGTTACACAGGAGATGCTATATGAGCGAGCTATTAGAATTAATATGATAAAATCATATTAATTCTTTGCGTAAGCTCATTAAAGAGTAGGATGAGTAAGCAATTAATTTAAACTGCTAATTATATTAATACCAAAAAAGTGTGCGGCTATTTTTATAGCTGCACACTCATAATATTATTTTCTAAGTTTAAGTATTGCTAATACAACTGGAACTGTTATTATTGTTGAAACTAAAGCTTCTGGAATACCATTAGTCATTCCGATTGCAACTATAGTCTTTCCAGCTGCTGAAGAGCTTATATTTATAGCTTTCGCAAATCTATCAACATAGACAATGTAAATCAAGCTTAAAACTAAAACTGTATTTGTAAGAGTACCAAGTACTGCGGCAGTCCCTACTGATAGTGCATCGCTTTTTTCACTTAGTCTAAATTTTACAAATAAGAAGTTAAGTAATACCAAAACAGCAGCGGCTATACCATAGCTAACCATTACAGGTAATAATACTTTAAGGGCTAAAGCAACTATAACTGATAAAAATGTTATTACAATAGCACCTGAAACTGCAGGATTCTTCTTAACTGCTTTTGTTATTCCAACATATGAGTAGTAACTTACAACACCGATTAGTATTCTAGGAAGTAAAGCTACTATTGGATTCCAGAATACAAAGCTTGTAACTGTTGGAGCTGTAAATGCTTGATACATACTAAATAATCCAAAACATAGTCCTATTAGACCACCAACAATTGGTCCTTCTACTATAGCACCTATTATAACTGGTATATGCATTATTGTAGCATTAACTGGCGGTATTTTTATAAATCCTAAACCGCTTAGTCCTAAGAAGATTGATATGGCAGCTAACATTGCAGTTACCACCATTTGTCTAGTACTGAATTTTGATTTGTTTAAACCTCTTTCCATGTTTTGCCTCCCGTTCTTATTCCTTTAATATAGTAGGATATAATTCGGCTTTTAGTAAAAAACCATTTAGTTCGGTTTCGTGAGAATACCGACAAATGTATTTTAGCATGTATTAATTTTTTATCAAGACATTTAAACAAAAAAATATTTTTCATAAATTCATTGTAAAACTATAGTTATTGGTATTACTATATTAAATGTAAGTATAAATAATATTCTGAATTTTACTGGTGAAAGTAGATACTTTGACCAACACAGTATAATACTAGAAATTTTTAAAGCTTAATCATGATTGTACATATTGTAAATTAACAGTTTTTATAAAGAAAGAAGTGAAATATTTTAGGATAGATATTTATACAAGATCATTAGCTGAATCTTTATATAAAAATAGGGTAATAATAATTAAAGAGAAACGGAGGTGGTATATTTGTCTAATTTAGAAATATTTAATGATATAGAAGCACATTTGTTATCTGATGATAGACCATCAGAATATTTAAACAAGCTTAAAAAAGATGGAGTTTTACATAAAAGACCTTTTGATATAATAGGTGGATTAGAAAATATTGAGCAGGAGAAGAAATTTCATCCTGAAGGAAATGTGTGGAATCATACTATGATGGTAGTAGATCAGGCTGCCTCAAGAAGAGAAATCAGTGAAGATAAAAGAAGTTTTATGTGGGCAGCACTACTTCACGATGTTGGGAAAATAAAAACAACTGTAAAAAGAAATGGAAGATGGACAGCTTATAATCATGATTCAGTTGGGGCTGAGATGGTTAGACGTTTCTTAAGAGATTTTTCAGAGGATGAGGTTTTCAATGACTCTGTAATTGGTCTTGTAAGATGGCATATGCAAAATCTTTATGTAAATAAAAGACTTCCTTTTGCAGAAATATCAAGTATGGTAGAAGATTGTTCAGTGCATGAAATTACGCTTTTATCATTATGTGATAGATTAGCCAGGGGTGAGATGAAACCTAACGAAATATATGAAATAACTGAAAAACTTGAGAAATTTGTGGACACAATAGCGTCTACAACAGGTGAAAACTATGCTCATATCAAAGAAGAAATATTGAATAAAGAGATTCAGCATGCTTAATTACAATAAAGTAATGTCAATAAAATGGTTTATTCTAGATTAATAGGATAAATCATTTTTTGCTGTAAAGGAAATTTTTTATTTTGTAAAAATCAAACAGACATAATTAAGATAAAATTAAGATGATTTTAATTTACTTTTTATTAAATCATAGTAAGATGTATATATGAAGATATGTGCTTTTGTAGTTAAAGAACATTGATTTGGTTATAATTTTGTGATTTATTAATAAGACAGACAAGGTAGAATATCTAAGAGGAGGAGTTTATGAATAAACTAATAAGCTCATGTAAGAAGAACAAAGGAATAATTCTTCTAATACTTTCTATATTAGTTTTATTTTTATTGTTTATTATATTTAAAAGAGATATACACAACATGATTGAAATACTAAAGAATAATGAGAAGTTTAAAAGATATTTACTTTCCTTTGGACCACTAGCTCCAATAGTTTATACTCTTCTTCAATTTCTTCAAGTAGTAATATTCTTTATTCCAGGAGAAGTGTTTCAAACTGCTGGGGGATACGTGTTTGGAACAATAGAAGCTACAATATTATCGATAGTAGGAATAAACTTAGGATCAATTATATTATTTAATCTTACTAAAAAGTATGGAACTAGATTTGTAGAAAAGGTAGTGCCAGATGTAGCAATAAAGCCTTTTGAAAGGCTTATGAATTCTGAAAGATTAAATCTTGTGGTTTTTCTAATATATATAATGCCAGGAATACCGAAGGATAGCTCTATATTTTTATGTGGTCTATCAAGAATTACATTAATAGATTTTTTGATATATTCAACTTTAGGAAGATTACCGATGCTAATTCTTTCAAGTTATTACGGAGCAAATATAGCAATTGGAAATAAACTAGTATTTTATACTGGAACAACTTTGTTTATAATGTTAATTGTAATTGGGTTAGTTTTTAAAGATAAGTTATTTAAGAGATTAGAAAAAGTAGGTTAGTTTAAGAAATAAATATAAGTAAATTTGGGTGTTTAGAGTAGAACAGTGATATATTTTTAAGTATATCACTGATTTTTTTTGAAAGAAGCTACTTAAAAATCAAGTGCTGTTAAAGTATAGCGGTGAAATCAAGTATATCAAGTTAATTTACAGTTGAAAAAAGTGAGATAATAATGTAAAATATTATATTTGATGATTGTAAATAAAAATATTTATAATTTCACATATTTGGTAAATTGTACAATGATTGATTTACAGATAATAGTATAAAGGCTTTTAACTTTATAGTGGCTGTAGTTTAATATAGAATTGTGAAAATTATGATACTGAGAGGGTGATAAAATGGAGGTGTATTTTGACAACAGTGCAACCACCAAACCTACTGAAGAAGTTATTGAAGCAGTAATAAATGGAATGAGGGAGTTCTACGGTAATCCTTCATCATTACATAAAATGGGTATAAAATGTGACAGAGAACTTTTAAGCTGCAGAGAGAAGTTAGCGAGCTTAATTAACTGTACAAAAGAAGAAGTGTATTTTACTTCTGGAGGAAGTGAAAGCAATAATATGATAATAAAAGGTATAACTAAGCCTGGAAATCATATTATAATATCAAATTTTGAACATCCAAGTGTTTTGAGTACTTGTAAGGAACTAGAGGAACACGGAGTAAAGGTTACATATTTAGATGTAAACAGTGTAGGTCAAATTGATATAGAACAGTTAGAAGAAAGCATTTGCAAGGATACTGTTTTAGTATCTATAATGCATGTAAATAATGAAATTGGAACAATACAAGATCTTGAAAGAATAGGTAATCTTATTAAAGAAAGAAGTCAAAGAGCTAAGTTTCACGTTGATGCAGTGCAGAGTTTCGGAAAGTTTAAGATAGATGTAAAAAAATATAAAATTGATATGCTTTCAGTAAGTGCACATAAGATTCATGGACCTAAAGGAATTGGGTTTTGCTATATAAGAAAGGGACTTTCTCTTGCACCTCTTATAAGTGGTGGTGGACAAGAAAAAGGCTTTAGATCTGGAACAGAAAATTTACCATCAGCTTTGGGAATGGTAAAGGCTGCTGAAGAAATTTCAAAAAATATAGAAAGTAATTTTAATAAGGTTACAGAATTAAAGAGATATTTTATAGATAAATTACAAAATATAAAGGATATAAAGATAAATAGTCCTTTAGATAATAAAATCTCACCATATGTTTTAAATGTTTCGTTTATAGGAGTAAGAGCAGAAGTTCTTCTTCATCTGCTTGAAGAGAAAGATATATATGTTTCGACAGGATCAGCTTGCTCCTCTAGACATATATCTACTAAAGGAAGCCACGTATTAAATGCAATAGGATTAACTGAAAAAGAGATAACTGGAGCAATCAGGTTTAGCTTCTCTAGCTTTAATACGATTGAAGAAGTTGATTATGTAATAGAAGTTCTAAGAAATTCACTAACTTTTTTAAGGAGAGTAAAGATATGAAAAAATTAATTCTTGTAAAATATGCCCCTGAGATATTTCTTAAGGGTTTAAACAGAGGTAAGTTTGAAAGAAGACTTAAAGAAAATATAAAGAAGAAATTAGTTGGACTAGATTTTGAAATAGTTGAAGATCAAGGTAGATGGTTCATAAAGTGTGAAGATCTTGAAGAAGCTTGTAAAAGATCAAAAAGTGTATTTGGAGTTATGGAAATTTGTGTGGTAACTCAGGTTGAAAGAGATATGGATGCCATAAAAGCCTTAGCGCTTGAAAAAGTTAAGGAAAGTGGATCAGAAACTTTTAAAGTAGAAACAAATAGAGCAGACAAAAGATTCCCATTTAACTCTATGGAAACTTCTAGAGGTGTAGGTGGATACGTACTTAGCAAGCTTGAGACTGTTTCGGTTGATATACATAAACCACAATGCACTTTAAAGATTGAAATAAGAGAAAATAATGCATATGTTTATACTAATAATGATAAGATAAAGGGTGCTGGTGGACTACCATATGGAATGAATGGAAGTACTATGCTTATGCTTTCTGGAGGAATTGACTCTCCTGTTGCTGGATATCTTATGGCAAGAAGAGGTGTAGAACTTAGTTGTGTATACTATCATTCACATCCATACACATCCGAGAGAGCAAAGGATAAGGTTAAAGACCTCGCAAAAATATTAGCTCAATATACTGAAAAGGTTAGATTATATGTAGTTCCTTTTACTGATATACAAATGGCTATTATGGAGAAGTGCAGAGAAGATGAGCTTACCATCATAATGAGAAGATTTATGATGAGAGTTGCATGTAAACTTGCAGAAATCAAAGGAGTACAATCAGTTTCAAGTGGAGAAAGTATAGGTCAAGTTGCATCACAAACTATGGAAGGTTTAATGGTTAGTAACGATGTTGCGGATAGACCAGTATTTAGACCATTAGTTGCAATGGATAAGGAAGATATAATAGAAATAGCAAATAAAATAGGTACTTTTGAAACTTCAATATTACCATATGAAGATTGTTGTACAATATTTGTTCCAAAACATCCTAAGACAAAACCAAGAGTTGATGTTACAAGAAAGTCAGAAAGCGTTCTAGCTATAGATGAACTTGTTGATAAAGCTATAGAAAATATTGAAACTTACACTTTCTAACATAAGTAGGAGATAAGATGTATTATATTTACATCTTATCTCCTTTTTTCGAATGTTAATGATATTCTTAAGCATATGATATTGAGTAGATGTATATATATTCAAAGATTTTTGATAACTTTTACATTAATTATAAAATGACCTTTTTAAAAGATTTGGAATGTGATAAAATAGTTGTGAAACCGTATGCACAACTTTTAAATTTAAATAGAGGTGATATATAGATGGAACGAAAATGGTGGAAAGAAGGAGTTGTTTATCAACTTTATCCAAGAAGCTTTAAGGACTCTAATGGAGATGGAATAGGTGATTTAAGAGGTGTTATAGAAAAATTAGATTACCTTAAAGAACTAGGTATTAATATAATGTGGCTTAATCCTGTATATAAGTCTCCGAATGATGATATGGGGTATGATATCAGTGACTATAGAGATATAATGGACGAGTTTGGTACTATGGAGGACTTTAAAGAATTACTTAAAGGGCTTCATGAGAGAGACATAAAACTTGTAATGGATCTTGTGGTAAATCATTCTTCGGACGAGCATAAATGGTTTGCCGAAAGTAGGAGTTCTAAGGACTCTAAATATAGAGATTATTATATATGGAGAAAAGGTAAGAATGGACAGCCTCCTAATAACTGGGGGTCATGCTTTAGCGGTAGTGCTTGGCAATATGATGAAATAACAGAAGAGTATTATCTTCATCTATTCTCAAAGAAGCAGCCTGATTTG
Proteins encoded in this region:
- a CDS encoding P1 family peptidase, which produces MNEIKFCDIEGIRVGHSENLEAGTGCTVVICEEGASGGVEVRGGAPGTRETDLLNPTEMVEKIHAVMLSGGSAFGLDAAAGVMEYLESNNIGFDVSITKVPIVCQAVLFDLVCGNGKIRPDKKMGFDACVNSESLKEDLNGNIGAGTGATVGKILGPQFSMKGGLGTYAVQIGDLQIGAIVAVNCLGDVIDPSTNEIIAGALDENLESFVNTEEVMISQYSKKNNVFNGNTTIGIIATNAILTKAEANKVASMAHNGFGRTMRPAHTMVDGDTIFTMATGKVNSDINVVGLLSARVMEKAIINAIKSAESSYGFKSYKEKINL
- a CDS encoding ATP-binding protein — its product is MKNSLKLKFICLFLALLFINFIIVGISLFNLFEVKQDTNKLVSNNYDSIQTSNKMIQIIDEESQDIISYINTKNPVFIRNFYDTNNSFHENYLSELNNITEEGESSAIKQINTDYSAFLDSLTNIIAIRDSKGKEAALSQYTEQIQPLYEGLTKSLRKIININDTAIVNQKDSMKNSISFSINTTIGLSIFLILVGLAFSKRYINKFLSPLYSLHDDIIKTKEGDFTHRAEILSDDEIGILAQEFNNMSEKIGQFQHSTFGKLLDEKNRSLAILKSISDPIIVLDTNYRIVLLNDESENYFKISQAQAVGRHVLETLTYGELFDFISNVMDNSLEKDSKIMSFKNNSTVFKINLSLIKDNANKTNGIVVYFQNITEIKKIEKLKHDLISSLSHEIKTPLTSIMMGASLLEDSELMESNTNFNKIVSAISEDSQKLLNLINNFLRYGQLESDQKLLNMSFCSVEDIINRSVDEYYSLLENKNIELRIGIQRNLTEVYVDEEKIGWVLNNLLSNAIKYTRNFGTVLIGAYENFDHISIFVKDNGIGITNEYQTRIFEKFFRANSESEGTGLGLALSKQIVELHGGSIYCESQYGLGSIFTFELPNKGD
- a CDS encoding alpha/beta-type small acid-soluble spore protein yields the protein MAQKLVPEAKAALSKFKNEVANELGVPFKEYNGNLSSRQCGSVGGEMVKRMIAEYEHSIK
- the hemB gene encoding porphobilinogen synthase — translated: MNKRNRRLRTRKEIRDLVRENSLSPMDFIYPIFVVEGNNIKKEIESMPGNYHFSVDRLQEIVEEIKKAKVRGIMIFGIPDEKDCCGSEAYAEDGIVQKAVRRIKELDKNLWVITDVCLCEYTDHGHCGIIENEYVKNDETLDVLSKVAVSHAKAGADMVAPSDMMDGRVAAIRGALDENNLENVGIMAYSAKYCSAFYGPFREAANSAPQFGDRKSYQMDPANSREAVREMENDIEEGADIIMVKPALSYLDIIKMARDKFDYPVAAYSVSGEYAMIKAGAKLGYIDEKKIALESLLSIKRAGADIIITYYALEASAWLKEE
- the hemL gene encoding glutamate-1-semialdehyde 2,1-aminomutase, which codes for MNNSEIFQLSQKYMPGGVNSPVRAFKGLEIDPPVIKRGEGAYIYDENDKKYIDFVGAWGPMLLGHKDEDVISSMKEALDNGLAFGAPTYLELELAKFMCETLENVDMVRMVNSGTEATMSAVKLARGYTGRDKIIKFSGCYHGHFDGFLVSAGSGVLTGGIPGSAGVPKGSISNTLVAEYNNISSVKAIFNAFGEDIAAVIIEPVAGNMGVIKAEDAFMNELRALCDANRSLLIFDEVMSGFRVAYKGAQSLFDVKPDLVTYAKIMGGGMPCGAYGGRRDIMEKLSPSGPIYQAGTMSGNPIVMTAGIATLKKLHSNPMYYENIEKYGAMLEREIKDILSQKGIANVINRCGGMMTLFFTKNENVKTYDDVKTCDIDLFNKYFTHMLSEGIYLPPSQYEAMFLSVKHGDKEIQSFSEALRRL
- a CDS encoding response regulator — its product is MKKVLVVDDTKNIREMLKTYLDMEGFHVFEAINANEAIDIIRKEEIAIVFTDIKMPEVSGTELLRYIKKYNKNITVIVMTAFGTIKNAVECTKLGAAAYLQKPFTSKRVKAVLDEVLKKDSIKNNLVAHLTLAKKLLDENEIEKAEEVLKKTLTIKDDCGETYFLISKLEELKGDLEKAERFKKTAEIFQFNCGYNE
- a CDS encoding sirohydrochlorin cobaltochelatase, producing the protein MKKGLIVLSNGTADLEALDRYEQVIDNIDTSRYSEVIKAFASDKIIGKLKTRYNISKPNLRDGIEKLIKIGVEDITVATLFLIEGKEYEEAERLVKELREKYSNYSINITHAALIQQDKHRSYEFIDRISPIINREYEIILVAHGTSHQAQLSYYEFQKSLRDKGYENIHIGTIEGEPSFEDIVNQLKKRNIKRIVLQPFLFVVGFHGKKDLITDNPNSWKSRLIREGFEVFTSDKSLSEIQGVIDFIINSEYKKEYL